CGCCGGTGAGGGGGCTGATCTGTCCCTGGAGCCGGGAGAACGTCTCCTCGGGCGGGACGCAGCGATGGCCTCCGTCCTCGGTGAAGCGCTTGGGACGGGACTCCAGCACCAGGGGACGCGAGGCCCGGCGCACGAGGAGCTCCGGGTCTCCACAGACGGCACACTGGGGACGCCGGGTGACCGTGTGCTCGGTGGTCCGCAGCGAGCCGAGGTCGAACGCGAGGAGCGCGTCCTCGAGCACGCCGCGGCCTCCCTGGGCGAACCACCGCGAGAGCGACAGGGCCACGAGGTGGACGGCGGCGCCCACGCTGCCCGGGGTGCTCGCCCGGGGCGGAGAGAGGGGGGCCTTGGCGCCGGAGCGCGCGCGGAGCAGCTCCTCGACGGGCTGGTTCGCGCGCAGCCGGTGGGCGAGACAGCCCCAACAGGCGCCGCCCGGATGGAAGACGGGCCCCGCCCACGGCACCACGCCCGAGAGCTTCACGGGCATCCACCGTGAGCCCTGCTCCAGGTGACGCCGGTTGAGTGCCTCCAGCCCGGGGTCCAGGTAGCTGTCGACGAGCACGAGCGACAGCGCTCCGTCCTCCCTCACCGGGACTCCGGCGGTCTCCAGCGCCTCGCGCAGCGGCTCTGGCGTTCCGCCCAGCACGTGGAGCGCCACGGACGCCTCGGCGAGCCGGTGCTCGGCCAGCTCCGGACCCACCCCCAGCGACTGCCAGAAGGCCGCCCGCTCCGGCTCCACGTCCCGCCACGCCTCCACCAGGGAGCCCCCTCGCTCCAATTCCTCCAGCAGGTAGAAGAGCTCGAAGGGAGAGACCTGTCCCTCCAGCTCCGCGAGCAGCTCCCCCACGGTGCGCGTGCCATCGAGCAGCGGCGCCACCCGGCCCAGGACGTGCCCGGAGAGCCGGTAGCGCTCGCGCTCGCCGAAGAGGAAGAACCGGTCCTCCTCCAGGCGGGCCAGCCGCAGGTGCGCGGGAAAGCGGAGCTTGCGGTCGAGTGGATCCCCCATCGCGTCTACTCTAGGCGGCCTTCCCCGCGCGGGTGAATGACGGGCGGAAGAATGTCCGTGCGGGAGCCCCCTTGGCAGCGCTGGCCTCGTGAGCACATGCTCGCCCCCGGGGAGGGAATCCATGCACAAGAGCGATATCGTTCAGTGGATGCGTGTCTGGCAGAGGGCGGTCGCGCTGTCCTGGCAGGACGAGGAGTTCAAGCGGGAGCTGCTCCAGGACATGCGCAAGGCCTTGCAGGTGCGCTTCCAGTACAGCCTGCCCGAGCACGTCGACATGCGTGTGTATGAAGCCGACGAGGCCTCGTACGGGTGGAGGGACGCCCCGGCACCCGCTGCCGGCTCCGACGCCCTGGAGTGGAGGCACGTCTGGCGGCGAGCGGTCGAGCTGTCCTGGACGGACGAGGGCTTCAGGCACGAGCTGGTCCAGGACGTGCGCAAGGCGCTGTCCGAGCGCTTCCACTACGTGCTGCCCGAGCACGTCGACCCGCGCATGTGGGAGGACAATGGCCCGGAGCACGGGAAGACGCCAGGCACGGGCGGCACCTGGGTGCTGCCGCGGGCCCAGCTCGTCCTCACGCTCCCGCCTCCGCCCGAGGACCCCGAGCTGGAGCCGCTCGCCCTGGTCAACCTCCCCAGGTTTCTCAACATGACGCTCGACGACTGAGCCGCCCCGCTCGGACACCGGCGCCGCGTGAGCTCCACGCCGTCTATCCGAGCAAGCGCCTCGTGCCCGAACGTCCCGGAGGGGGGTCCCGGGGGCCGCGGACCTCTTGAACCGCGAATCGACCGGCCCAGGCCACTCCCCCAGTACAACGGCCTCACGCTCACCGTCCCTCTTCTCGGCCTCTTCTCCACGACGGGGCAGGTGCCGTCTCCTCGGCGGGCAGGCAGGCGTGGGCGCTCAGCGGGTCCGCTCGCGGTGGCCGCCTCGCGGGGGAGGGGGCTCACCCAGGCGCGCACTCCCGCGTTGCAGATCCCTCCCGGGTCTGTTCCCATCTGCGTCTCACCCAGAGTGGTCTGGCCGCTGTGCGGGCGGTTCCCCGGCCCAGGACGCCCGAGATGCTGAACATTCCAGGTTACACGCCACGAGGGGTCGTCAAGTCGACTGGCATGAACCTGCTGTTCCACGCCGTGCGTGACGCGGACGGGCTTCCGCTCATCCTCAAGACGCCGGTGGCCTCCTCCCCGGGTCCCCGCGAGCGCGAGCGCTACCGGCGCGAGTTCGACATCCTCCAGCGGCTCCGGGACGTGCGCGGCGTCACCCGGGCCCTTGCCTGCGAGCAGCTCCAGGATCGCCCGGTGCTGTTGCTGGAGGAGATCGAGGGCATTCCCCTCTCCGAGCTCACCGGCGAGCCGTTCAACGTGCTGCGCGGCGTGGAGCTGGCCATCTCCCTGGCCTCGACCCTCGCGGAGCTCCACCGCCGGGGCATCATCCACAAGGACATCAAGCCCTCCAACATCATCCTCACGCGCTCGGGCGAGACCCACCTCATCGACTTCGGCATCGCCAGCCTCCAGCTCGTCGAGCACGTGGACGCGATGCAGGCCTCCCTCATCGAAGGGACGCTGGCGTACATGTCCCCGGAGCAGACCGGGCGCATGAACCGCTCGGTGGACTACCGCACCGACCTCTACTCGCTGGGCATCACCCTCTACGAGCTGCTGACGGGCAGCCGCCCCTTCCAGGGGCTCGACGCGCTCGAGTGGTTCCATGCCCACATGGCGCTCGCGCCGCAGCCTCCGCTCGAGCGGGTGAAGGCGCTGCCGCCCGTCCTGTCCGCCATCATCCTGAAGCTGCTGGCCAAGGTCGCCGAGGAGCGCTACCAGAGCGCGGAGGGGCTGAGGGCGGACCTGGAGCGGTGCCGCGACGGCCTGCTCCGGGGCGAGCCGGAGGACTTCCCGCTCGGCGTCCACGATGTGCCCCCCCGCTTCCAGCTCCCGCAGCGGCTCTACGGGCGCGACACGCAGGCCGCCGCCCTGCTCCAGAGCTTCGAGCGCGTGGCCCGGTATGCCCGGCCGGAGCTCATCCTGGTGCATGGCTACTCCGGCATCGGCAAGTCCTCGGTGGTGCACGAACTGCACAAGCCGGTGGTGCGCCAGCGCGGCTTCTTCCTCAGCGGCAAGTTCGACCAGTTCCAGCAGGACATTCCCTACTCCACCCTGGCCCAGGCCCTCCGCGCGCTGACGCAGCAACTCCTCTCGGGGACGGACGAGGAGCTGGCACGCTGGCGCGAGCAGTTGCTCACGACGCTGGAGGGCCATGGCCAGGTCCTCGTGGACGTGGTGCCGCAGTGGGAGCTCATCCTCGGCAAGCAGCCGCACGTCCAGGAGCTGCCGCCCGTCGAGGCGCAGCACCGCTTCAACCGCGTGTTCCGCAGGCTCCTGGGCGTGTTCGCCACCCCCGAGCATCCGCTCGTGCTCTTCCTGGATGACCTCCAGTGGGCCGATCTCGCCAGCCTCCAGCTGCTCCAACACCTGCTCACCCACCCGGAAGCACCGCCCGTGTTGCTGCTCGGGGCCTATCGGGACAACGAGGTGGGCCCCACCCATCCGCTCTCGCTGGCGCTGGAGGCGGTGCGCAAGGCCAACGCGTGGGTGACGGACCTTCCGCTCGAGCCGCTCACGCTGGAGGACGTCCAGCGGCTGGTGTCCGACACCCTCCCCGGCGCGGGGGCGGAGCTCATCGGACCGCTCGCGGGACTGGCCCTGGAGAAGACCGGCGGCAACCCCTTCTTCCTGCTGCAGTTCCTGCTCACGCTCAACCAGGACGGCCTGTTGGTGCGCACGGCCGAGGGCTCCTGGCGTTGGGACGCCGAGGGGGTCCGGGCCAAGGGCTACTCCGACAACGTCGTGGACTTCATGGTGGGCAAGCTGCGCCAGCTCCCCCATGGCACCCAGCACCTGCTGCGGCTGGCCGCTTGCGTGGGCAACACCTTCTCCCCGCGCATCCTGCTCGTCATCTCCCACATGGCGGAGACGGCCGAGGTGGAGAAGGGCCTGGAGCCCGCGCTCCAGGAGGGCCTGCTGATGTGCGCCGGCCCCGAGCAGTACCGCTTCCTGCATGACCGCATCCAGCAGGCGGCCCATGCCCTCATCCCCGAGGACCAGCGCAAGGCCGTCCACCTGCACATCGGCCGCCTGATGCTCGCGAGCCTGTCGCCCGAGGAGGTGCACGAGAAGCTCTTCGACGTGGTGGGCCAGCTCAACGCCGGCGCGGAGCTGATCTCCGAGCCCGGGGAGCGCCACCGCGTGGCTCGCCTCAACGCCGAGGCCGGCGGGAAGGCCAAGGCCTCGACCGCCTTCCGCTCGGCCGTCGTCTACCTGGCCACGGCCTTCCACCTCCTCCCCGGAGACCCCTGGGAGACCGCGCCCGCGCTGGCCTTCAAGCTGCGGCGCGACCAGGCGAGCTGCGAGCTCATGAGCGGCAACGCCGCCGAGGCCCGCCGCCTGCTGGAGGAGCTGCTGCCCCGGGCGCGCACCCCCGCGGACATGGCGGTCGTCTACCGCTTGAAGAGCGGCATCCACCTGGCCGCCGGTGAAATCCAGGCCGCCGCCACCTGCCTCGTGGAATGTCTGGCCCGGATGGGTCTGCCCATCTCCCCGCACCCCTCCTGGGAGGAGGTGGTCGCCGCCAACGAGGAGGTCCAGGCCCTGCTGGGCGAGCGTCCCATCCCCAGCCTCATCGACCTGCCACGGATGAAGGACCCGGACCTGGAGGCGGTGCTCAGCGTGCTCTCCGCGCTCTCCGCGCCCGCGTCCTTCTTCGACCGCAACCTCTTCGTCCTCCACCTGTGCCGGATGGTCTCCCTCATCCTCCGCCACGGGATGACCGAGGCGGCCGCCTATGGCCTGGGCTGGTACGGTGCGGTGCTGGGAACCACCTTCAAGCGCTACCAGGAGGGTCATGCCTTCGGCCAGCTGGCCTGCGCGCTCGTCGAGCGCTACGACCTGACCGCCTTCCGCAGCCGGATCATCTACCTCATGGCGATGATCACCTACTGGACCCAGCCCCTCTCCGGGACGCTGGAGCCCCTGCGCAGGGGCTTCCAGCTCGCGCTGCAGGGCAGTGAGTTCCAGGCGGCCTGCTATTGCTGCATCAACATCGTCACGGATCGCCTCGCCGTGGGGCACTCGCTGGACGAGGTCTACCAGGAGTCCGTCGCGCGGCTCGCCTTCGTCCGCAAGGCGGGCTTCCAGGATGCGCAACACATCCTCCACCACATCCAGCGGTACGTGCAGGACCTGCGTGGATTCTCGAGCGCGTTCGGCTCGCTGAGCGGGGAGGACTTCGACGAGGACGCCTTCGAGGCCGGGCTGTCACCGAAGCGCATGAGCACCATGCGGTGCTTCTATTGGATCCTCAAGATGCGCTCGCGCTTCATGAGCGGGGCCTTCGCGGAGGCGCGCGAGGCGGGGGTCCAGGCCGCCGGGCTCACCTGGTCCTCGATCGTTCAAATCCAGCTGCTGGACTTCCACCTCTACCGTGCCCTGACGCTGGCCGCCTGCTTCGGCGAGCTGAGCGCCGAGGAGCGGCAGCGGGCCCTGGAGACGCTCCAGGCGGATCAACGGCAACTGGCCGAGTGGGCCAGCAACGCCCCCTCGACGTTCCGCGCGCCCGAGCGCATGGTCTTCGCGGAGCTCGCCCGCCTCACGGGCCGCGAGAAGGAAGCCCTGCACGCCTACGAGGAGGCCATCCAGTCCGCGCGCGAGCATGGCTTCATCCAGAACGCCGCCCTGGCCAACGAGCTCGCGGCCCGCTACTGGCGCGAGCGGCAGGTGCCCACCATCGCCGAGGCCTATGCGCACAAGGCCCGGGAGGCGTACCTGCGCTGGGGCGCCCATGGGAAGGTGCAGCAGCTGGACGCCCAATGGCCGTCCCTGGCCTCCACCGTGTCCACCGTGTCCACCGCCACGGACACCAGCTCGACGCAGCTGCTCGACGCGCTCACGGTGGTGAAGGCCCAGCAGGCCATCTCCGGGGAAATCGTCCTCGAGCGGCTGGCGGCCACGCTGCTGCGGGTGGCCATCGAGAACGCGGGCGCCCAGCGCGGCGCCCTGCTGCTGCCCCAGGGCAACACGCTCTCGGTGGTGGCCCACTCGGGCGCGGTGCCCGAGGGCTCCCCGGACGAGACGCCCCTGCCGTGGACCCTCCTCGCCTACGTCAAGCGCACGCGCGAGCACGTGCTCATCGGCGATGCCTCCCAGCCCCACCCCTTCTCCTCGGATGCCTGGCTCGAGCGCGGCAAGGCCCGCTCCCTGCTCTGCCTGCCGCTGCTGCGCCAGGAGGAGTTCCGCGGAATGCTCTACCTGGAGAACAGCCTCACCACCAACGCCTTCACGCCCGCGCGCCTCTCCCTGTTGGGACAGCTCGCCTCGCAGGCCGCCATCTCCATCGAGAACGCGCGGCTGTACGCCGACGTGCAGCGCGCGGAGATGGCCCTGCGCCGCGCCAACGACGAGCTGGAGCGGCGGGTGGACGAGCGGACGCGGGAGCTGCGGCAGGCCCAGGCGCAGCTGGTGGAGACGGCGCGGGCGGCGGGAATGGCCGAGGTGGCCAACAACGTGCTCCACAACGTCGGCAACGTGCTGACCAGCGCCATCGTCAACGTGCAGATGATGAACCAGACGGTGGGCACCTCGCGCCTGGGGCGGTTGAAGCAGGTCTCCAGCATGCTCGCGGAGCACCGGCGGGAGCTGGCGGACTTCCTCACCCGGGATCCGCGCGGCTCCCTGCTGCCGGACTACCTCTCCGAGCTCTCCGATGAGCTGCTCGACGAGCAGACGGTGTTGAAGGAGGGCCTGGCGGCGACGACCCAGCACGTCGAGCACATCCGCGCCATCGTCAAGGTGCAGCAGACCTATGCCGGGGACACGCTCGTCACCGAGGAGTGCGATCTGCCCCTGGTCGTCGAGGAGGCGCTGAGCATCCAGATGCCCGCGCTCAAGAGCCATGGCGTCAACGTCGTCCGGGAGCTCTCCACGCTCTCCCGGACGCGGTTGGACAAGCACAAGGTGCTGCAGATCCTCATCAACCTCATCACCAACGCCAAGAACGCCATGGTGGCGCTGCCCCCGGGCCAGCGTCACCTGTACGTGAGGCTCGACGCGCGCGAGGACGTGGCGCGCATCCAGGTGGTGGACAACGGCATGGGCATCGCGCCCGAGGTGCGCGAGCGGCTCTTCCGCCAGGGCTTCACCACGCGCGAGGACGGGCATGGCCTGGGCCTGCACTCCAGTGCGCTGGCCGCCCAGAAGCTGGGCGGGCGCCTCACGCTGGAGAGCGAGGGGCCGGGCAAGGGCGCCACGGCCACCCTGGAGTTGCCGCTGGTGTAGGCCCTCCGCTCAGCCGAGCACGAGCGGCAGCGACTTGTAGCCGAGGCTCACCGGGGCGAACCCCTGCCGCACCGCGGCGCCCTCTCCCCGGCCGAGCGCCGGGAACCGGTCCAGGAACGCGTTGAGCGTGACGCGCGCCTCGAGCCGGGCCAGCGGAGCACCCAGGCAGAAGTGCGTGCCGAGCCCGAAGCCCAGGTGCTGCGAGTTCGTCGGGCGCTCCGGATTGAACGAGTCCGGATCCTCGAAGATGGAGGGATCCCGGTTGGCCGCCCCGTAGACCATGTCGACGATCTCCCCCTCGGCGATCTCCACGTCGCCGATCTTCACCGGCCGGGTCGTCAGCCGGGGGAAGCGCTGCACGGGGCTCTCGTAGCGCAGCACCTCCTCGATGATGGGCTCGACCAGCGAGCGATCCTCGCGGGCCCGGCGCCAGAGCTCCGGGCGATCCGCGAGCAGGGCCAGCATGTTGCCGATCAGGTTGGTGGTCGTCTCGTTGCCCGCGACGAGCAACACGGCGGCGAAGCCGCGGATCTCCAGGTCGGTGAGGGCCTCGCCCTCGACCTTGGCCTCCACGAGCGCGGAGAGCAGATCCTCGGCGGGCTGGGCGCGGCGCGCGGCGATGGCCTGGTCCAGGTAGGCCGCCATCTCCTGCATCTTGCGCATGCGCTCCTCCTTGGACATGCCCACGTAGGCGACCACGGCCTCCGACCAGAGCTTGAACGACGGATAGTCCTGGTCGGGGACCCCCAGCATCGCGGCGATGACCCGCATGGGCAGGGGGACGGCATACGCGGCCATGAGCTCCACGGGGCCCCGGCCCGTGGTGTCGAGCAGCTCGTTGGCGAGGCGGCCAATCCACTCCGAGAGCGAGGCGATGCGCTGCGGGCTGAACGCCTTGCTCACGAGCCGCCGCATCCGGGTGTGGTGCGGCGGGTCATCGTGCAGGAGCGCGAACTTGGGCATCGTCTTGAACACCGCCGGCGTCTGCGAGGAGAACGTGGCGGGGTCGCGGATGGCGGCGAGCACATCGGCGTGACGGAGCAGCGCCCAGGCGTAGAGCGGCTCGGTCCGGCCCGTGAGGGGCCCCGCGGGGAGCCTCAGGTAGCGCACCGGGTTGGGGCCCTGGAAGGCCCGGTAGGCGGGGTAGGGGTTGGAGATTCCCTCGGGGGTATTGAGCACGTCGGGCGAGAGCGGAGCGGACATGCGGCTCATCTGACCGCAAGGGGCTCCAGCGCGGCAATAGCCGGCGGGCCCGAGAGTCTTCTGGGCACCTCGGAGGCCGGCTCCGTCAGGCCGGCCCCCGCGTACCAGCCGCGCCCAGCCCTCTCGTCTCGGGCGAGAGCTCGAGCCGGGTGATGTGCCAGCGGCGTTGCTCTTGTCCCTCCGAGATCCAGTGCGTCACGGAAGGACCCCTCAAGGCCACGAGGACCTGGCGGGGACGAGGGCCGCCACCGTCCCATCGCCGGTCTGTCCTTCCGCGGTGCTGCCCCAGGCCCAGGCGGTTCCATCGCCGCGCAGCGCCAGCGAGTGGGAGAAACCCGCGGCCAGGGCGGTGACACCCGTGAGTCCGGACACCTGCACCGCCTTGAACCGCCAGGTGCGCGTCCCATCCCCCAGTTGGCCATGACCGTTGTCACCCCAGGCCCAGACGGTTCCATCCTTGCGCAGCGCCAGCGAGTGGACGGCTCCCGCGGCCACGGCGGTGACACCCGTGAGCCCGGACACCTGCGCCGGCCTGTACTCGGAGGTGGACGAGCCCGTCCCAAGCTGACCGTGCAGGTTGTCACCCCAAGCCCAGACAGTTCCATCGTCGCGCAGCGCCAGCCAGTGGAATTCGCCCCCGTCCATGGCGATGACGCCCGTGAGCCCGGACACCTGCACCGGCGTCGTTTGACCGGAGCCCGTTCCTGCCCCCGCGCCCCAAACCCAGACGGTGCCATCGCGGCGCAGCGCCATGGAGCGGACCGTCCCGGTGGCCAGGGCGGTGACATTGGTCAGTCCGGACACCCGCACCGGCGTGGCTCGAGCGGTGTACGTCCCATCCCCCAGCTGGCCGTAACTGTTGTCACCCCAAGCCCAGACGGTCCCATCGTCGCGCAGTGCCAGCGAGTGGGTACCGCCTGCCTTCAGGGAGGCCACTCCCGTGAGCCCGGCCACCTGCACCGGCGAGGCCCGATCGGTCATCGTCCCATCCCCCAACCGGCCTCCACGATTGTAGCCCCAAGCCCAGACAGTCCCATCCTTGCGCAGCGCCAACGCGTGGGCACCGCTCGTCGAAAGGGAGGCCACCTCCGTGAGACCAGACACCGGCGCCGCCGTGGCCCGCCTCGTGGCCGTCCCATCCCCGAGCTGGCCCCACGTGTTGTCACCCCAGGCCCAGACGGTGCCGTCGCCTCGCAGCGCCATCGAATGGTCCGTGCCTGAACCCACGGCGGCGACTCCCGTGAGCCCGGACACCTGCACCGCCAGGGGCCGCGCGGTGGTCGTCCCATTGCCCAGCTGGCCGGTACGGTTGTCACCCCAGGCCCAGACGGCCCCATCGCCGAGCAGTGCCATCGAGTGGGAACCGCCCGCTGTCAGGGACACCACCCCCGTGAGCCCGGACACCCGCACCGGCGTGGCCCGCCTCGTGGTCGTCCCATCCCCCAACTCGCCAGAAAGGTTGCTCCCCCAGACCCAGACACTTCCATCGCCGAGCAGCGCCAGCGAATGGGCACCGCCCGCCGCCAGCGAGGACACTCCCGTGAGCCCGGACACCTGCGCCAGCGCCTCTCCATAGGGCCCCGTTTCATGGCCGAGTTGTCCATACCAGTTGGCGCCCCAGGTCCAGACGGTCCCATCGTTGCGCAGCGCCAACGAGTGGTAGGTGCCCGAGGCCAGGGCGGTGACGCCCGTGAGCCCGGACACCTGCGCCGCCGTGCTCCGAGAGCCCCACCCACCGCCCAGTTGTCCATCCGAGTTATTGCCCCAGGTCCAGACGGTCCCATCGCCGCGCAGCGCCATCGAGTGCTCGGCACCCGCGGCCAGGGCGGTCACCCCCGTGAGCCCGGACACCTGCACCACCGCCCCTCCCGAGGTGGTCGTCCCATCTCCCAGTTGGCCCCAGACGTTGGCGCCCCAGGCCCGGACGGTTCCATCGTTGCGCAGCGCCAGTGAGTGGGAGAAGCCCGCGGCCAGGGCGGTGACGCCCGTGAGCCCGGACACCCGCACCGGTGTGGTTCGAGACGTCCTCGTCCCATCCCCCAACTGGCCTCCTCCGTTGTAGCCCCAGGCCCAGACGGTCCCATCCGCGCCCAGGGCCAACGAGTGGGAAGCGCCCGCGGCCACGGCCGTGACGCCCGTGAGCCCGGACACCGGCACGGGCGTGGCCCGGGAAGTGGTCGTCCCATCCCCCAGCTGGCCTTCGCTGTTGTCGCCCCAGGCCCAGACGGTCCCATCGTTGCCCAGCGCCAGGGTGTAGGCACTGCCCGCGACCACGGCGGTGAAGGCCGGGCATTCATTGAGGGCGACGGTGAAGCTCTTGGAGAGGGTCGCCTCGCCGCCATTGGCAATCGTGACCGTCACCGTCACCACGGTTCCCAAGGGCGCGCAGGGAGGCGAGGTCCAGACGATCTCGCTGGTGGTGCCCGTTTCGGAGGGGGTGCCCAGCGTGCCGCGGCTGGCCGTCCACGAGAAGCGCAAGGCCGGGCTCTCGTCGTCGCGGGCGCTCACCCGGAAGGTGACGGGGCCCTGAGCCCGCACCTCGGTCGCGGACTGCGAGCTGTCGACGAGGATGGGCGCCGTCGTATCGGCCTTCCCTCCATCCGGAGCCGGTCCCTGCCCGGGACCGCCACACCCCAGGACGCCGGCCATCAGCACCACGGTCAGCAGGGCCTGTAATCTTCCAGCCGTTCTCGTCTTCCTCATGCGCTTCGCCTCCCGAGGGATGTCCTGCTTTCTCAGAGCCAGCGAGCGGGAGATTCATGCGGAAAATGAGCTCCGCGGCTGCCCGCGTGTTGAGCACCTCCGTGTATCCGGAGCCCTCCACGGGACGGCTCCATCAGTGCCGCAACGGCAGCTCGTCCATCCTGGATGTGTACGAGTACCGCGAGGAATCACCCGTCCGGACAGGATGGGCGGCTACTTCGGCTTCGTGGCGAGGTACTCGTCCACCTGGGTTTCCAACTCGCTGGCAATGGAGGGGGCGACCTTGGAGAGGATCTGCCATTCCAATTCCAGATCCCTGACGACCTGCGGACGGGCATAGGAGAGGGGGTCGCCGTCGTACGTCATCTGATAGCCCGTTTTCGCATCCGTCTGGGTGGAGCCTGGGTGGGGCGCGGTCCGCCCGATGGTGGTGTAGCTGGCGCGGTAGGCGTTCAGCACGACGCGGCCGTCCGGGAGCTGCTTGCTCAGGATGAAGTGCCGCTCCCGGACCCCTCCAATGTCCAGGCTCTCGTCGAACTTCCCCTTCCAGGAGGTCCGCACGTAGTTGGCGTCCCGGCTCTCCAGGATGAGATACCCCCGCTCCTTGAGGAGCTCGCGGCCCACCTCCAGGAGTTGCTCGGAGGGGAGCCGGTAGGCG
The sequence above is drawn from the Archangium gephyra genome and encodes:
- a CDS encoding cytochrome P450, which encodes MSRMSAPLSPDVLNTPEGISNPYPAYRAFQGPNPVRYLRLPAGPLTGRTEPLYAWALLRHADVLAAIRDPATFSSQTPAVFKTMPKFALLHDDPPHHTRMRRLVSKAFSPQRIASLSEWIGRLANELLDTTGRGPVELMAAYAVPLPMRVIAAMLGVPDQDYPSFKLWSEAVVAYVGMSKEERMRKMQEMAAYLDQAIAARRAQPAEDLLSALVEAKVEGEALTDLEIRGFAAVLLVAGNETTTNLIGNMLALLADRPELWRRAREDRSLVEPIIEEVLRYESPVQRFPRLTTRPVKIGDVEIAEGEIVDMVYGAANRDPSIFEDPDSFNPERPTNSQHLGFGLGTHFCLGAPLARLEARVTLNAFLDRFPALGRGEGAAVRQGFAPVSLGYKSLPLVLG
- a CDS encoding RCC1 domain-containing protein, with product MRKTRTAGRLQALLTVVLMAGVLGCGGPGQGPAPDGGKADTTAPILVDSSQSATEVRAQGPVTFRVSARDDESPALRFSWTASRGTLGTPSETGTTSEIVWTSPPCAPLGTVVTVTVTIANGGEATLSKSFTVALNECPAFTAVVAGSAYTLALGNDGTVWAWGDNSEGQLGDGTTTSRATPVPVSGLTGVTAVAAGASHSLALGADGTVWAWGYNGGGQLGDGTRTSRTTPVRVSGLTGVTALAAGFSHSLALRNDGTVRAWGANVWGQLGDGTTTSGGAVVQVSGLTGVTALAAGAEHSMALRGDGTVWTWGNNSDGQLGGGWGSRSTAAQVSGLTGVTALASGTYHSLALRNDGTVWTWGANWYGQLGHETGPYGEALAQVSGLTGVSSLAAGGAHSLALLGDGSVWVWGSNLSGELGDGTTTRRATPVRVSGLTGVVSLTAGGSHSMALLGDGAVWAWGDNRTGQLGNGTTTARPLAVQVSGLTGVAAVGSGTDHSMALRGDGTVWAWGDNTWGQLGDGTATRRATAAPVSGLTEVASLSTSGAHALALRKDGTVWAWGYNRGGRLGDGTMTDRASPVQVAGLTGVASLKAGGTHSLALRDDGTVWAWGDNSYGQLGDGTYTARATPVRVSGLTNVTALATGTVRSMALRRDGTVWVWGAGAGTGSGQTTPVQVSGLTGVIAMDGGEFHWLALRDDGTVWAWGDNLHGQLGTGSSTSEYRPAQVSGLTGVTAVAAGAVHSLALRKDGTVWAWGDNGHGQLGDGTRTWRFKAVQVSGLTGVTALAAGFSHSLALRGDGTAWAWGSTAEGQTGDGTVAALVPARSSWP
- a CDS encoding BMA_0021/BMA_0022 family TOMM bacteriocin, with protein sequence MHKSDIVQWMRVWQRAVALSWQDEEFKRELLQDMRKALQVRFQYSLPEHVDMRVYEADEASYGWRDAPAPAAGSDALEWRHVWRRAVELSWTDEGFRHELVQDVRKALSERFHYVLPEHVDPRMWEDNGPEHGKTPGTGGTWVLPRAQLVLTLPPPPEDPELEPLALVNLPRFLNMTLDD
- a CDS encoding trifunctional serine/threonine-protein kinase/ATP-binding protein/sensor histidine kinase — its product is MLNIPGYTPRGVVKSTGMNLLFHAVRDADGLPLILKTPVASSPGPRERERYRREFDILQRLRDVRGVTRALACEQLQDRPVLLLEEIEGIPLSELTGEPFNVLRGVELAISLASTLAELHRRGIIHKDIKPSNIILTRSGETHLIDFGIASLQLVEHVDAMQASLIEGTLAYMSPEQTGRMNRSVDYRTDLYSLGITLYELLTGSRPFQGLDALEWFHAHMALAPQPPLERVKALPPVLSAIILKLLAKVAEERYQSAEGLRADLERCRDGLLRGEPEDFPLGVHDVPPRFQLPQRLYGRDTQAAALLQSFERVARYARPELILVHGYSGIGKSSVVHELHKPVVRQRGFFLSGKFDQFQQDIPYSTLAQALRALTQQLLSGTDEELARWREQLLTTLEGHGQVLVDVVPQWELILGKQPHVQELPPVEAQHRFNRVFRRLLGVFATPEHPLVLFLDDLQWADLASLQLLQHLLTHPEAPPVLLLGAYRDNEVGPTHPLSLALEAVRKANAWVTDLPLEPLTLEDVQRLVSDTLPGAGAELIGPLAGLALEKTGGNPFFLLQFLLTLNQDGLLVRTAEGSWRWDAEGVRAKGYSDNVVDFMVGKLRQLPHGTQHLLRLAACVGNTFSPRILLVISHMAETAEVEKGLEPALQEGLLMCAGPEQYRFLHDRIQQAAHALIPEDQRKAVHLHIGRLMLASLSPEEVHEKLFDVVGQLNAGAELISEPGERHRVARLNAEAGGKAKASTAFRSAVVYLATAFHLLPGDPWETAPALAFKLRRDQASCELMSGNAAEARRLLEELLPRARTPADMAVVYRLKSGIHLAAGEIQAAATCLVECLARMGLPISPHPSWEEVVAANEEVQALLGERPIPSLIDLPRMKDPDLEAVLSVLSALSAPASFFDRNLFVLHLCRMVSLILRHGMTEAAAYGLGWYGAVLGTTFKRYQEGHAFGQLACALVERYDLTAFRSRIIYLMAMITYWTQPLSGTLEPLRRGFQLALQGSEFQAACYCCINIVTDRLAVGHSLDEVYQESVARLAFVRKAGFQDAQHILHHIQRYVQDLRGFSSAFGSLSGEDFDEDAFEAGLSPKRMSTMRCFYWILKMRSRFMSGAFAEAREAGVQAAGLTWSSIVQIQLLDFHLYRALTLAACFGELSAEERQRALETLQADQRQLAEWASNAPSTFRAPERMVFAELARLTGREKEALHAYEEAIQSAREHGFIQNAALANELAARYWRERQVPTIAEAYAHKAREAYLRWGAHGKVQQLDAQWPSLASTVSTVSTATDTSSTQLLDALTVVKAQQAISGEIVLERLAATLLRVAIENAGAQRGALLLPQGNTLSVVAHSGAVPEGSPDETPLPWTLLAYVKRTREHVLIGDASQPHPFSSDAWLERGKARSLLCLPLLRQEEFRGMLYLENSLTTNAFTPARLSLLGQLASQAAISIENARLYADVQRAEMALRRANDELERRVDERTRELRQAQAQLVETARAAGMAEVANNVLHNVGNVLTSAIVNVQMMNQTVGTSRLGRLKQVSSMLAEHRRELADFLTRDPRGSLLPDYLSELSDELLDEQTVLKEGLAATTQHVEHIRAIVKVQQTYAGDTLVTEECDLPLVVEEALSIQMPALKSHGVNVVRELSTLSRTRLDKHKVLQILINLITNAKNAMVALPPGQRHLYVRLDAREDVARIQVVDNGMGIAPEVRERLFRQGFTTREDGHGLGLHSSALAAQKLGGRLTLESEGPGKGATATLELPLV